The proteins below come from a single Kosakonia sp. SMBL-WEM22 genomic window:
- a CDS encoding YbdD/YjiX family protein: MFDTLSKAGKYLGQAAKMMIGVPDYDNYVEHMRVTHPDQTPMTYEEFFRERQDARYGGKGGARCC; encoded by the coding sequence ATGTTCGATACGCTCTCAAAAGCGGGCAAATACTTAGGCCAGGCGGCAAAGATGATGATTGGCGTGCCGGATTATGACAACTACGTTGAGCATATGCGCGTCACGCACCCGGATCAGACGCCGATGACCTACGAGGAGTTTTTCCGCGAGCGGCAGGATGCGCGCTACGGTGGCAAAGGCGGCGCTCGCTGCTGTTAA
- the cstA gene encoding pyruvate/proton symporter CstA — MNNPGKYLVWGALSLVGAFALGYIALHRGEPINALWIVVAAVCIYLIAYRFYGLYIAKNVLQVDPTRMTPAVRYNDGLDYVPTDKKVLFGHHFAAIAGAGPLVGPVLAAQMGYLPGMIWILAGVVLAGAVQDFMVLFISTRRDGRSLGEMVKAEMGPTVGVIALVATFMIMVIILAVLAMIVVKALTHSPWGTYTVAFTIPLAVFMGIYIRYLRPGRIGEVSVIGLVLLVFAIISGGWVAESPTWAPWFDFTGVQLTWMLVGYGFVASVLPVWLLLAPRDYLSTFLKIGTIIGLAIGILIMRPTLTMPALTKFVDGTGPVWTGNLFPFLFITIACGAVSGFHALISSGTTPKMLASEGQACFIGYGGMLMESFVAIMALVSACIIDPGVYFAMNSPMAVLAPAGTTDVVASAAQVVSNWGFTITPDALRQIADEVGEQSIISRAGGAPTLAVGMAYILHGALGGLMDVSFWYHFAILFEALFILTAVDAGTRAARFMLQDLLGVISPSLKRTESLPANLLATALCVLAWGYFLHQGVVDPLGGINTLWPLFGIANQMLAGMALMLCAVVLFKMKRQRYAWVALVPTAWLLVCTLTAGWQKTFSPDNKVRFLAIANKFQAMIDSGNIPAQYTQSQLAQLVFNNRLDAGLTLFFMVVVVVLAFYSLRTALAALKADHPTAQETPYEAMPENVDQVVARAKNAH, encoded by the coding sequence ATGAACAACCCAGGGAAATACCTTGTTTGGGGCGCGCTCTCGCTTGTTGGCGCGTTTGCCCTCGGCTACATCGCTCTGCATCGCGGCGAACCGATCAACGCACTCTGGATCGTGGTCGCAGCCGTCTGTATTTACCTCATTGCTTACCGTTTTTATGGTCTCTATATCGCCAAAAATGTGCTGCAGGTTGACCCGACGCGCATGACGCCTGCGGTGCGCTACAACGACGGCCTCGACTATGTACCGACTGACAAAAAAGTGCTGTTCGGTCACCATTTTGCAGCGATTGCAGGCGCAGGGCCGCTGGTCGGCCCGGTGCTGGCGGCGCAGATGGGGTATCTGCCCGGCATGATCTGGATCCTCGCAGGCGTAGTGTTAGCCGGTGCGGTGCAGGATTTCATGGTGCTCTTTATCTCCACCCGCCGCGACGGGCGCTCCCTTGGCGAGATGGTGAAGGCAGAGATGGGGCCGACCGTCGGCGTGATCGCGCTGGTAGCGACCTTTATGATCATGGTGATTATCCTTGCGGTGCTGGCGATGATTGTCGTCAAAGCCCTGACCCACAGCCCATGGGGCACCTATACCGTGGCGTTCACCATTCCGCTGGCGGTATTTATGGGCATCTATATTCGCTACCTGCGCCCGGGGCGCATTGGCGAAGTGTCGGTGATTGGCCTGGTGCTGCTGGTGTTTGCCATCATCTCCGGCGGCTGGGTCGCCGAAAGCCCGACCTGGGCACCGTGGTTTGATTTTACCGGCGTGCAGCTCACCTGGATGCTGGTCGGTTACGGTTTTGTCGCCTCGGTGCTGCCGGTGTGGCTGCTGCTGGCCCCGCGCGACTACCTCTCCACCTTTCTGAAAATCGGCACCATTATTGGCCTGGCGATTGGCATTCTGATTATGCGCCCGACGCTGACGATGCCCGCGTTAACCAAATTTGTTGATGGCACCGGCCCGGTGTGGACTGGCAATCTCTTCCCGTTCCTCTTTATCACCATCGCCTGCGGCGCGGTCTCCGGTTTCCACGCGCTCATCTCCTCCGGCACCACGCCGAAGATGCTCGCCAGCGAAGGGCAGGCCTGCTTTATCGGCTACGGCGGCATGTTGATGGAGTCCTTTGTGGCGATCATGGCGCTGGTCTCGGCCTGCATTATCGATCCGGGCGTTTACTTTGCGATGAACAGCCCGATGGCGGTGCTGGCCCCGGCGGGTACTACCGATGTGGTGGCCTCTGCGGCACAGGTGGTGAGCAACTGGGGCTTTACCATTACGCCGGATGCGCTGCGGCAGATTGCTGATGAAGTGGGCGAGCAGTCGATCATCTCGCGGGCGGGCGGGGCACCGACGCTGGCGGTTGGCATGGCCTATATTCTGCACGGCGCGCTCGGCGGTCTGATGGATGTCTCCTTCTGGTATCACTTTGCGATTCTGTTTGAGGCGCTGTTTATTCTGACGGCGGTGGATGCCGGAACCCGCGCGGCGCGATTTATGTTGCAGGATCTGCTGGGGGTCATCTCACCCTCATTGAAACGCACCGAATCGCTGCCCGCCAACCTGCTTGCTACCGCACTCTGCGTGCTGGCGTGGGGCTACTTCCTGCACCAGGGGGTAGTCGATCCGCTGGGCGGAATTAATACGCTGTGGCCGCTGTTTGGTATCGCTAACCAGATGCTGGCAGGTATGGCGCTAATGCTCTGCGCGGTGGTGCTGTTTAAGATGAAGCGCCAGCGCTATGCGTGGGTGGCGTTAGTGCCGACGGCCTGGCTGCTGGTCTGTACGCTGACCGCCGGCTGGCAGAAAACCTTCAGTCCGGACAACAAAGTGAGGTTTCTGGCGATTGCTAACAAGTTCCAGGCGATGATCGACAGCGGCAACATTCCGGCGCAGTATACTCAGTCACAGCTGGCGCAGCTGGTGTTTAACAACCGCCTCGATGCCGGGTTAACGCTCTTCTTTATGGTCGTGGTGGTGGTTCTCGCCTTCTACTCGCTGAGGACCGCGCTGGCGGCGCTGAAAGCGGATCATCCGACGGCGCAAGAGACGCCGTATGAAGCGATGCCGGAGAACGTTGATCAGGTTGTGGCGCGCGCTAAAAACGCGCATTAA